In Thauera aromatica K172, one DNA window encodes the following:
- the coaD gene encoding pantetheine-phosphate adenylyltransferase, whose amino-acid sequence MKETVAVYPGTFDPFTRGHEDLVRRSAVLFDRVVVAVARSSSKNPIFSLDERVDIARAAVAAFPNVEVAGFDCLLMKFLKQQGARVILRGLRAVSDFEYEFQMAGMNRKLYPDVETVFLTPAEEYMFISATMVREIARLGGDVSKFVQPQVLTRLQDKLNSK is encoded by the coding sequence ATGAAGGAAACGGTAGCGGTTTACCCGGGCACGTTCGACCCGTTCACCCGCGGCCACGAAGACCTCGTACGACGTTCGGCGGTGCTGTTCGACCGCGTCGTCGTCGCGGTCGCGCGCAGCAGCAGCAAGAATCCGATCTTCTCGCTCGACGAGCGGGTCGACATCGCGCGTGCGGCGGTCGCCGCCTTTCCCAATGTCGAAGTCGCCGGCTTCGACTGCCTGCTGATGAAGTTCCTCAAGCAGCAGGGCGCGCGCGTGATCCTGCGCGGCCTGCGCGCGGTGTCGGACTTCGAATACGAATTCCAGATGGCGGGGATGAACCGCAAGCTCTATCCGGACGTCGAAACCGTGTTCCTGACGCCGGCCGAGGAATACATGTTCATCTCCGCCACGATGGTGCGGGAGATCGCCCGCCTCGGCGGCGATGTGAGCAAGTTCGTGCAGCCCCAGGTGCTGACACGGCTGCAGGACAAACTGAACTCAAAGTAA
- the mutM gene encoding bifunctional DNA-formamidopyrimidine glycosylase/DNA-(apurinic or apyrimidinic site) lyase produces MPELPEVETTCSGIRPHLEGRVLDALVVRNPRLRQPLPADLERRLVGRRLLAVRRRAKYLLFDFGDGTLLVHLGMSGSLRLVPAGTPPGAHDHVDFVFGGQLLRLRDPRRFGLVLWQPGAAALHPLLAGLGPEPLSAAFDGAWLHRVTRGLRAPIKHVLMDGRRVVGVGNIYASESLFRARIHPLEPAGRLGPQRCARLVAAVRETLCAAIAAGGSTLRDFVGGDGRPGYFQQQYAVYGRDGEPCPQCGAVIRRVVSGQRATFFCPHCQRRHGAGAHEKGGPEPA; encoded by the coding sequence CTGGTGGTGCGCAACCCGAGGTTGCGCCAGCCGCTGCCGGCGGATCTGGAGCGCCGGCTCGTCGGGCGCCGGCTGCTGGCGGTGCGGCGGCGGGCGAAGTACCTGTTGTTCGATTTCGGCGACGGCACGCTGCTCGTGCATCTGGGCATGTCCGGCAGCCTGCGTCTGGTCCCGGCCGGCACGCCTCCCGGCGCCCACGATCACGTCGACTTCGTGTTCGGCGGGCAGCTCTTGCGCCTGCGCGATCCGCGCCGTTTCGGCCTCGTGCTGTGGCAGCCGGGCGCCGCCGCGCTGCATCCGCTGCTCGCCGGGCTGGGGCCGGAGCCACTGTCCGCGGCGTTCGACGGCGCCTGGCTCCACCGCGTCACGCGCGGCCTGCGGGCACCGATCAAGCACGTGCTGATGGATGGCCGGCGGGTGGTCGGCGTGGGCAACATCTATGCATCGGAAAGCCTGTTCCGCGCCCGCATCCACCCCCTGGAGCCGGCTGGCCGGCTCGGCCCGCAGCGTTGCGCGCGCCTGGTGGCGGCAGTGCGCGAGACGCTGTGCGCGGCCATCGCCGCAGGCGGCAGCACGCTGCGCGACTTTGTCGGCGGCGATGGGCGGCCCGGCTACTTCCAGCAGCAGTACGCGGTGTATGGCCGTGACGGCGAACCGTGCCCGCAGTGCGGGGCGGTGATCCGCCGTGTCGTCAGCGGGCAACGTGCGACCTTCTTCTGTCCGCATTGCCAGCGCCGGCACGGGGCCGGTGCACATGAAAAAGGCGGGCCGGAGCCCGCCTGA
- a CDS encoding YfhL family 4Fe-4S dicluster ferredoxin — MALMITDECINCDVCEPECPNGAIFQGEEIYEIDPNKCTECVGHFDEPQCQQVCPVDCIPLDPKRQETKEELMAKFLKLTKKA; from the coding sequence ATGGCTCTGATGATTACCGACGAATGCATCAACTGCGACGTCTGCGAACCGGAGTGCCCTAACGGCGCCATTTTCCAGGGCGAGGAAATCTACGAAATCGACCCGAACAAGTGCACCGAATGCGTCGGTCATTTCGACGAACCGCAGTGCCAGCAGGTGTGCCCGGTGGACTGTATCCCGCTCGACCCGAAGCGCCAGGAAACCAAGGAAGAGCTGATGGCGAAGTTCCTGAAACTGACCAAGAAGGCCTGA